agctcttggcaaagcagggggacgcccttccataccctcattctcgggcggagctccagtcaatctagctgatcgacgggttcctctcatcttaacttctgaaatcataacataaactttagcatcataggatccatgtaacaacatgaacccgcaactcataacataacatatcatagcatatcattaaatgcacatgcataaaatcatggcataactcatcaagacaggactcaacatcctatcctagtggacatgatcttcctattgtgcttgccctctaaaaccacctctttccgatgtgagatatctctaatccctgagcatcttagctcagcacaccgtactctagaggccctatgctctgataccaatctgtaacagcccgcttaccggaccatcaccggcactaggatccagatcggcttaaggccgccgggacccgtagtaagcctactgtcaactctgtgtacctgataaatcccatacatgatcacacttaaacttaaaactgttacttactcttctttttttttttctttgcttgactatcttttctttctgtataacttccactaagcctggactatgcatgctctgtctgtatgcactcgaagagtgatacctgctatgataccatacagtgactacagagatagaaagactaccatgcacaaagcttagctcatcatcatcataacattaGCTCAATCATAACTAACATcaacataaaatgatcatgtgcaaagggataaacatacactagggccaagcacaagtctataactcagtacataacttgctattacatcatttctatacattacataaactctgtactgtacatcattatcatgtccactacgctatactattacatatgccttttacccttgctatctctttccttttctcttctctgaggccctgtaaaatggggttagggagagggatgagctgctaaagcccagtgagcggaatctataggaatctataaaaatcacatttcaaacatgctatcatatgatgcgatcactgcacaaacatttcacatctcggattggacatgatcccaaaactccctctgtcagtgcccggcccccaaaggagctcacacaggtctttcactaactactcatggtgcccgaccctataagggctctcacaggactcacccaaggtaaatgcccggccccaaaggagctcacacaggacatacaataatgacagacttatgggctattgagatcgcctcggtccaatccacatatacaagtaataatgcaatgcatcaacttagtgaatactaatgcaaagcatcctacataaacatggcattaatgatgcatgaatcatgctaaaacagttcttaacttttaaaaataaagttctgttccactcacctctgtcaactgctgagcagtctctgtaactctaactctgtgggcctccttggtctctcgggtccgtacctacacaggtggactcaaatgaggaccaaccttacttaaacataactcttactatctccccaaaacccctctaaaacatcataggcatgcatggaaaaatgggcaaaagaaggctggactgggcactttcggcggctggttcggcggccgaaacctccctccagagacgaaactcatgcatgttcggcggcaccttcggcggccgaaagtctcatccagagacgaaactcatgcactttcggcggccgaacttcctctttcggcggccgaaagtctctttctcacccaaaagcctagctttcgggggcaaggtttggcagccgaaactgcctccacaaggggttcagcagccgaaccttgcttcggcggccgaacctggattctccagaaaggtagAATCCGAGCActactcatgctctcagcctccaaactcctagcaaacacccataacatgcataccaacacttctcaactaacatataacataactcatgcatatagaggcctaaaaactagttcaagccccaaaaaccacaacaaaacgcatatgagcaacatatgctcaaactcatgcttataccccaaaacataccataaacctctccaaaacttctaaaacttgctttaaacataaggggaggtgaggatccatgcttacctcttgcagaactagaggattgatgatccaagcttggagatggggaaaaactcactcaaactctccaagtgctcaactttgcttccttttgctcaaatctctaaaacaaaactcaaatcaagttaaaacatgcaagatttgaggaaaacatgagaaatcacaccaaggagagcttaaacctacctttgacccaaaaacagagtgtttaacactcaaatctcgggcaaaaggggcttttgtagtggccaaccgacccttccttcggcggcctaacgtgcatgcgaaaccatgcaactttcggcggccgaacttcaccttcggcggccgaacctggcttttgtccccttggccttttcatttcaaaactcaattttcttaactcaaaacatgcaaacatgataaaacacttaaaaaaaaacatcttaaaaacctttcttatacccttgggcaagctccgacatcctcgaatcccgacttccaacggaaaatccgccggaacgtaggaattccgataccggggtctagccgggtattacacatggcttcacctttttgttctttggtgaggttaGCGTTAAGACTGAAAACCTTGCttgcatctgcttctgataaggggaaggtctccaattctccgactggctctgtccgggcttcttttgtttcatctctaacctccagaacttccgagtcgagtgcttctccagttgagcttggttctgttactgtggccaagtataccgcccttgcttcttcctggctgccccgaaccatacccactccttcttccgttggaaacttgagtgccaaatacctgatgctggtgacagcttcaaagctaaacaacgccggcctccctagaatcgcattgtaactcagtgggagtttaaccactaaaaacacctcatgatgggtgcgagctctgggtgcctctcccaaggtaagggccagcttcaccttcccttctacaaataccggtgctcctccgatccctttgatgggtgactggtcccgaaccagctgttcctccgggattcccatctgctggaaaacccgatatggcaataaattaaccttactcccatcatccaccagaaccttcttcacccgaaaattatgaatgactgcttcaataacaagcgcgtcatcatggggcatctgaatgccctgtgcatcttctgaagagaaaaCGATGGCCATGGgtgagtgttcaacgatctgcatgacctcgccattgctgatctctccttcccggtttctcttctttcctcgacggctcatccgtcctccagttcctccaacaatcatattaatagtcccactagacccatcattcactggtccagctccggttctcctgggcatctgggctgccggactgggcggaggcctctgcccctccggtttcttcacaaaatttttgagatgccccctttttatcaatctttcaatctccgtgattaactgaaaacagttatttgtatcgtggccatgtgtccggtggtactgacaatacttgtcaggattcctctgatctgcttccgacctcatgggtttaggccactggaggaactccttatcctggactgccatgagcacttcggctctggaagcgttgaggggagtaggcttctcaggaacccaaggggggagcactcgtggttcatgagccctgggaggaggggggggcctttgatcccttctttcccaggcctgcttgtacggctcaggcctcttcccacgcttcttctcgtgtttctccagCCTTCCTTCTTCcagggctttctcttttcctgccacccctttggcaaatctactcgttactaaggcgtcatcctgccttatgtacttttccgccctcttcatcaactcggccagtgaggtcggaggtttcctgctcaaagaaccaaagaactcggcagaggttgttcccttttgcatggcctctaccgcccttccttcgtcgagctcgggaatttgcagggcctccgtattgaaacgggcgacgtaCTCTCTGAgagattcaccagctttttgcctaactgtttccagatagcttgtcttcctatctgctggcaccccggctacgaaccggctgatgaagcggagggcaaggtctccaaaacttttaatgcttccggcctccaggctgttgaaccatgccctcgctggtcccgagagcgttgttgggaacaccttgcacatcagagcatctgacagagtttgcaactccatgaaggtcttatagttcatgacatgttctctcgggttcccagccccattataggccgccattggcggcatcataaactttttgggaacggtctcctgctgcattacctttgagaagggagaagaagtaggcaaggaggtttgactctgatctttcttacctagctcggctaggagctgctccttcaaccttttcagtttttggttcattttctcgtcttctgggttggatcttttgcccaaactacattcttcctcctctgtttcagttcccgtttccctggttgtttcagcagaatagtcgtccacctcttcattttctatcatctctcttgcccttctcccatggattcgggcctccggttcttcctcttctccggcatcgtggttgttagtttggaggcggatAGAGGTAAGtcggggttcatcggttctgggttcctccactactgggagtgcgtttactggggtgctgagtcccctttgttgcattatctgccccaaccagtgagcagtggtttgtagctggagagccatggtttgaatgtcttggttagacagggtcatggtgggagtattccctgccaagcctggcgagggattaagagagatgggtgtttggttattcaacgtcgtagggctagaaaaagagaactgctgcccctcttgggcggaGCTTaagtcatttggaatattaaggttactttcttggtggtttgtcattgtggatctcagtgggttttgaaagtgaaaactccggtgatgaaaagatctccttcgtttcccacagacggcgccaattgatgatctgagatccaatagaatagggttttcaagggttttgtgttacagaataaggcttaaaactttctgaggaggggactcctcttttatacattgtcttgcttgctggtgacgtgtaaaggtctctccaggattgggccacgcgtctctgccatacagattcgggtgtactagggtatcagctgcctgttacatgcgtaacggcctctgattctcctcatgcgtacgttcgagcggatctgccaggttgtctggtgagtactgttctggaccccgggctgggccgagagttgggctggacgctgggcctgagaggggtctgctggtcagggatcaggctggactgagtgaggaagcttggtcgagcccggcccggaagctggaatgagccaggcttgttggggggtatcaagtacgtgggcctctgtgtcatgggcttttggctgtggtcaagcccctgttctggggtgaagaaatccagcggtcatcaggtaaaaaatatttttaaaatatttttaattttttataattaaacaaCAATATTATAGTGGCTTCATTTATTAGTTTTGTGGTAACGATAAGCAACAAGAGGTGAACGACGAGTCGTGCGATGACTTAGATTCCAAGCAAATAGGTTCTGTTTAAAAATATCAATACTCCGAAAGGTACGACGTCGTTATTATCAGTAATAAAGGGGTCGAACTCGAACTTAAAAGTAGATGGAGTAGATAGATCCCACCTGCCACAGAAATCGCAGAAAGACAATGGAGGAAGCCAAGGGAGTAGTAAAGCACATCTTCCTAGCCAAGTTCAAAGAAGAAATCTCATCTGACCAAATTGAGAAACTCATTAAGGGATATGCCAATCTCGTCAATCTAATCGAACCCATGAAGGCTTTCCACTGGTAACTCTActctcgctctctctctctctcttctcttgaTTTGATTCTCAGCTCAGGAACTTTTAGCTATAACTAATAAAATGGATGACCCCATTTTGACATCTCGAACAATTTGTTGGACAATGGGCAATTTCTTGCTTTTTAGTGTTGATAGTAGTTTTAGAAACAAGTTCAGTGGAAAGATAAAACGGAAATTTTGTTAGAAATTTATCTACTTTGGACTCTTGAAAGTAGGGAAAGGGAGAAAATGTattgatatttaatattttgacaTGTAATTCTAGCTGAAATAATCCCTTGATTAGCTCTTAATATGGATGTTACAAACTACAATGAATCCATTTAGATGCTGAAAGCTACTTATCAAGTAATCCCATGGACTTACAGCATTGGGCCCTGAATAATAATGGTGAATTTGCTGTATGAAACATTTCTATGGTTGCAACTTCAAATATCTAACATTCTCTACCATTTAATATGACATGACAGGGGTACAGATGTGAGTAATGAGAACCTGCATCAAGGTTTCACTCACGTCTTTGAATCTACCTTTGAGAGTACAGAAGGAGTTGCAGAATATGTATCTCATCCTGCTCATGTTGAATTTGCCAATTTGTTCTTAGCTGCTGCAGAGAAAGTTATTGTTATTGACTATAAGCCCACAACTGTTCGCCTCTAAATTGTGAGGGTAATAGACCTCACCTTTTATCTTGCTAGTTTTCTTCCAAATGGAAATTTGCTGGGGATTGCATCTCAGTCTATTTTATGGATTTAAATAGTTTGGTATTATGGGTGCTGCATCCCAGCAATTTTAGTGCACGTTAGTGTTTGGTTGTGTTCCTGTTAAATTGGATCGTTGGAAACATGCCGAGCTAAGCAATTTCTAATCTTTCATCTCAGCTTGGTAATGTATTCTTCTTGTGGTTTGTAATCCTAGAACTCTCTTGTTTAAAATTGGTTGAGTATTTACACCTTGAAATCCATTTCATGCGTGTCCATTATGTTTTAGAAAgttgtaaaaacatattaatttgAGTAGAACATGTAATCagcaaaattaaatgaaatggtTTTTAGGTGTTCATTAGTTGGTTCAATGTTATTGGCATATGATTTTGCAGTTCTGTTTGAACTCAAAAGACGCCTATTCATTTTTGGGATGAGTGCGCTGTGTTATGTTGAAAATTTTCTTGCCTAAAGACAGAAATGATACTATGTTGTTTTTGCACCAAATGGGAGCAAAgtacaaaattcaaaattcacatGCTAGCAAATATGTTAAGATGGCGAGTTCTTTTCCAACTTCTGTTTCATAAGAAGCTTAATTATAATGAAGCAAGTCCTATTGATTATATAAGcttatttattcaatttgatgaacaatgtagctgtAGCCAAGGAGACTGGAGGAGAGAGAGGAAGCCTCTTATATGAGAGTTGAGAGGCAGCAATTGATGCAGAAGCTACAGATGAAGATGAGGAACGAGGTCGTGTAAAAACTTCGTCTAATCATGTTTGTGGAACCCTTTTGGTTGTGTGCatgttcaataattttttttttccaacatGTTTGATTGATGATGACACTACGATATTACATTGTATCTTCCTGTAAGGCTTAAATTGTATGTCTGTCTATCTGTAAACCTTTATTAAAATCTGCTAAATTGAATGTTGCCAGATTTTTCATCGAACTTGGCTACAGTTCCGGAGttttgatttaaatttcaatCAGTTTATGGAGTATTGCTAAATAATTATGCAATATGGTACCAAGAAATAAATGCAACACATAGTTTGAAAATCATATCACTCTCATACTCTTCAATTCTCAAACATCAAGGTGCAAGTGATTGTTGCTTCTCACTTTCACATTATGAGAGGAAGTTGAGGCTACATCAAAATCAGTTACATGATCTTAAGATCTATAGCTGCACATGTCAAGTGTATATTTTGACATATTGGCCTAATTTAAGCAATTGTTTCTGTATGTCAGCTGCATTTATGGAATTCATACTTTGTATTTTCGTTCACTTCCACAtgctatttctttctttctttttttaatttattcattttggTTTAGCCATGCACAAGACTTTGTAGCAGGTTAATCATCTAGACTGCCAATAGACTAAGCCTATTGTTTTAGAACTCACCATTCGGTAAGGATTTCTGGAAATTAGGAAAGTGATTTTGGTTATTGAGATTTTAACAATGAGATGAATCGGTTTATAAATTTACAGAAAGTAAGAAATTTAGCTCGAGTTTGAGCACAGGTAAAAAGTCTGAATCAGTTCAAGAAATTGAAATTCTCAGTATATTGCCTGACGAATGAAATAAAAAGCAGGCATTTTCATGTAAAAAGCATGGTAGATACATTAAATGGAACATTAATTCTGAAAACATCAAGCCATCTCCTTCCCACTATAAGAATCCTATAGTATATGATATATTGATCATGCATTGCATGATAGAGCTCAAATGGATCAAGAACACAATTGCATAAGCAATGCAACTAATTCAACTTGATCACAGAAGACGTCGAGGTGTACGAACACTAAGCAACTTCACATCATCTAATACAGGTCCACAAAGAGAACCAGAGTTGTCACTTTTCATGGTATAAAATGAGCTCAGGAACATAAGCCTTGTGCGAGTCGACACAGCCTTAAACTGGAACCTGGCGCGCTTGAACCCTCCTTTGCCCTTGGATTGATAAGGGACTTCAATTTTATCCTTGCCTGCATATGCCTCTATTACCATGGATCCTTCGCATGAATTGTTAGAATCACCCACACTGAAGGTTAGGACATAGGTCTTTCCAGGTATGGTCTTAACGATTTGTGCAATGGCACTCTCTTTTCCGGCTACGAGTTCAATGGCTCGTTTGCCTTCTGGAACTGAAAAGTGATCCAAGTCTATGTATTTTACTGCCTTTAGAGATTCGATTATCCAGCCAGGTAAAGGGCTGTGATCATCTTCAATCTGGGGTGGAATTAGGACTCCCCAATCTGTGTTGGGGAACACATATGGTCCCTCTTCAAAGTTTCCATTCTTGAGCATGTTGACTGCAAATTATTAGAAACCAAGTTGGTATCTGTTAAATGTGAAAATTTACTTGTGATATAATTTGACTAGAAGGAATTGGCTGAGATTTTACCTCTGGTTCGTCTGGGATTAGATAGAAGCTTAATTGCTACAGAATCAATGAGTGGACCACAGGCAGGATCCTCCTCCACACCTGGGTTGTGGAAAGAGATCTCAATTTCAGAAGCATCAG
This sequence is a window from Manihot esculenta cultivar AM560-2 chromosome 4, M.esculenta_v8, whole genome shotgun sequence. Protein-coding genes within it:
- the LOC110613024 gene encoding stress-response A/B barrel domain-containing protein HS1 translates to MEEAKGVVKHIFLAKFKEEISSDQIEKLIKGYANLVNLIEPMKAFHWGTDVSNENLHQGFTHVFESTFESTEGVAEYVSHPAHVEFANLFLAAAEKVIVIDYKPTTVRL